In Campylobacter sp., the DNA window ACTACTTCCGAACAAGAGATCAAAGAGCGCGCGCAAAAGATCATCAACGAAAAATTCTCCGACGCGCTGATAAAAGAAATTTTTATGCAGATCCCAAACGGCAGGGTAATGCGCACTCATCAGCTCAGCGAGAAATTCGGCTGGCGCAACCATCCCATCTTAAAGCGCAAGCAGTTTCACCCGGGCGTTGATCTACGTACGCCGCCTAAAACGCCTATCTACGCGCCTGCAGACGGCATCATCCAATACAGCGGCGCTGGCGTTACTGGCTATGGCAATCTAGTCGAGATTCGCCACAACTACGGCTTTACGACACGATATGCGCATTTGGATTCAAATTTAACTCGCAAAGTAGGCGAGTTTGTAAACAAAGGCGATCTTATCGCTTTTAGCGGCAACACCGGGCTTAGCACCGGACCTCATCTGCACTACGAGATTAGATTTTTGCAGCTGCCGCTAGATCCGCTAAATTTCATCAACTGGAACGAAAAAAATTACAAAGAAATTTTTACTAAGGAGGAAGATGTCCCATGGCAATCTTTAATAAAGGCGATGCAAACACCGCTCAAACAACAATAATCTCGTCAGGCACGCTCATCAAAGGAGAGCTGCACCTGTCGTGCATTTTGCATATCGATGGCAATGTCGAAGGCGACGTGATCTCCGATAACACCGTCGTCATCGGTAAAAATGGTACCGCGCGCGGCTCGATCAGGGCCAAACATATCGTAATCAGCGGCAAATTTTTCGGCAATATCGAAGCCGAGCTCGTCGAGCTGCTAGGCGGCGGTGTGCTCGTAGGCGACGTGCTATCGCAAAGCTTCGGCATCGAAGTGGGCGCAAAATTTAACGGAAAAAGCGCGGTGAGTGGCGGCGATCAAGCCCTAGTCATCGACGGCAGCGCAAGTGAAGACGTCAAGCTCATCGACAAAGCTCTAGGCGAATAAATCGCACATATTTGGAATTCTTGGAATTTTAAAGGCTTTGAAACTCGCAAAATTTCGGAATTTAAAAGCCTAAAAAATTCCCATACTTTGAAATTTTTGAATTTGAAATTTTAAGAATTCTGAATATTTTAAAATTTTCTAAATATGGAATTTATACAAAATTTACTGCAAAAAACGCAGATTTTAAAATTAAATTTAAAAGCGTAACGAGATCGTTTACAATTTTGACCTCATCGTCGCGCCTACTTTAAAAATTTGGCGACGTCATTTTTTAGAATCTTTCGAGTTAATCATAAATTTATCAATCAAAATAGCTAGCACTACAAATATAATCACGAATGCGATTACGTAGGTAATTTTAAGTTGATCTACTCCTTTCTCAAAAGCGAGAAAATCTACAACAAAAGATGGATTATAAAAATTTCCAAACAGGGAGGCTAGCGTATTGATGCTATTCATATAAAAACCAGCTCCAAAAAAAGCAGCCACAAGTGCAATAATAATACCCATCAACCTTTTAGCGTTAGACGACACGGTAAATCCTTTTAAAAAATGTATTTGAAGATTATACCCCCCCATTAATCTTAGCTTAAATTACGTACGAAGACGAAGGTAGAAAATTTAAGGATCGGAATTTATATGCAGAATTTAGGCCAGATTTTACCGGACCACCATAAATTTTTTAAAGAGGATTTTAACGTAAAGTTATAGTAAACTTTAGAATTAAGCTTCAAAAATTTTAGAATTTGCAGGGCAAGCGAATTTATACTTAAAATTTTACTATGACAAATATGAATTCTTTTCATAGCGTCTTTTGACTCGTTATAGCTCTTTGTGCCGCTAGCTCAAATATCCGCGAGGTGATAAATTCTGCGGGCTAGGCTAATTTAAGCCCATTATTAGATTAGTTATGTATAATGCGACTTCTTTTTGTGGACAGATGGGTGAGTGGCCGAAACCACACCCCTGCTAAGGGTGCAGCTTCTAACCGGGGCTCGAGGGTTCAAATCCCTCTCTGTCCGCCACTACCTTAGAATTTAAATCAATAAAATTTCACTTCCGTGATTCAGCTGATTTCAGCCGCCTAGGATACTGCCTAAAAGCAGCACTGGCATCATTAGCGGCATCACGATGAGCCCTTGCATGTCGGTATCCATTTTCGCATCGCGCTCGCTTTTGATACCGCTATCGACCGCTATACGCGCAGGGTACTCGATCGGCACGCTTAGGCGGTGCGATCTGCGCAGCTCGTCGTGATCTTTTAGGCGCTTAAAATATTTGCCTTCGATCAGATAAGAGTAACGAAACGTAGAACTATACGCGGGCTCCAGCTGCTCTGGATCATCCATCAGCTTAGCCTGCACGGATAGCGGCAGATCGTATTTTACGAGCTCGATTTCGTGCTGGATATACGCGGCATTGCTGCCCTCGTTGTATCTGTCGATCGTGAGCATGCTTACGTTGCGCCTTATCGCGTCTTTATTCAGCGACGCCAGACTCGCGACCTTGGCGCGCACGGCACTAAGATTTGCATCAAATACATAATCGTAAATCTCACCGCTCATACGCAGCTGACCGCCGGACGCTGCGCTCATCGCGACGATATGCTCGCGCCCTTGCATGTAGCCCGGCAAATTCTTACTCGCGCATCCGCTAAAAACTCCACAGCATAGTGCCAAAACCGCGCCGCAAATCCAAAATTTCATAAACTTCCTTCGTAAAATTTAAAGACGGATTGTATTAAATTTTGCCTTAACGAAAGTGGAATTTTACGGCGCGGCGGAATGGAATTATGTGATAGAATTTTATGGCGGCGACGCGTAGAATTTCACGCGGATTTACATTAGATTTCGATGAAATTTTACTTGTTTCTAGCCTTTATCCTATTTGCTATGCCCCAAAAGCAATATTTTTATACAAATAATGTAATTTTTATTAGCTCAATTCGCCTTAATTTAACCATATTAGTAATTTAAATCTATAAATCATTCTCTTGCAAATATTGTTTTAACATTTTAATAGCACGCTGCTGCATCGAAACATATTTATTTATAAAATATGCAGAAAGCAAGCTTGAAATAACGACGATAACAATCATTGTATACCCCAATCCTGAACGAGTTTCCTCAATGCAAAGCAAAGCTATAAAAAATGGAATAAATGCTGCAATATTACAAACAGTTCTTATGGCAGACCAAAATAATCTTGATAAACCTCCCATTTCATTCGTAGTTAAATTTTTATAATTGATTACTTTATTCCCATTTGCACATACCACCATTTCATCGCCTTGTGATAAAGTATCGTTTTGAATTTTCAGAATAAATTGCCTACCATCTATCCTAAAAGTCGAGCTATACATATTAGAAGTAGATACACCACCCTTACCATTCCTTACGCTACCACTAACATTCGTTTCTAAATTTGTTCTTAGATTATCTATTATTCCTCTATAAATTTTTAAATCAAACATAGTTGCTCCTTAAATTTTTAAATAGTATTTTATTGCATTCCAACTTAATTTTTAAATAAAATTTTGTATCTGATCACAGCATATAGGCAAAACCACCTATCATCATGGATTGCGGCGCGCTACTTTCGATTTGCGTTAGCAAGCATCAGCTTTATGCGGTTTTCTTGATTTACCGCGCTTGCGCCCGGGTCGTAGTCGATAGCGGCGATGTTTGCTTGCGGGTAGTTCTGTTTAATCTTTCGGATCATTCCGCGCGCGATGATGTGGTTTGGTAGGCAGCCGAAGGGCTGCGCGCACACGACGTTTTGTATGCCGTGACGCATAAACTCGACCATCTCCGCCGTCAGCAGCCAGCCCTCGCCCATCTTCACGCCGTGACCGATGTAGCCATCGGCGGCGGCACGAACCTCGCTAAATGGGCTCGGCGCGCGAAATCCGAAGCGCTTCATCTGCTTAATCATCATGCGCTGGAAAAATTCCACTACTTTAGCGACCGCAAGCGAGCCGTAATACGCCGCGCCGCCCTTGCCGTAGAGCTGCTTGTCGTAGACCGCATCATAGATGCAGGTAAGCACGAAGTCCATCAGCCCCGTATTGACGGGCTCGGCGTTTTCGCGGATGAGGTAGGCGTTTAGCCCGTTGTTGCCGATGGGCGAATATTTAAGATAAATTTCGCCCACGATGCCCACTTTTACTCGCGGCTTATCGTCACGCTCGATTTTAGCGAACTGCGAGAGGATAAATTTGAAATTTTTCTTGAGATTGAAAAACGATCTTTGATCGGTCAAATTTTTGATCCGCTCGGCGCAGAGTTCATAAATTTCATTCGTTTGATTTTTGATCTTTTCGTAGGGCTTGCACTGATTATACAGCCCCATCATCAAATCGCCGTAAAATATTGCGGCGAAGAGCTTTAGAAGCGATTTTTTGCCGAGGCTAAATTCATTCTCATCTAGCGATCCAAAATTTAACGAGATCGCGGGGACGTAGCCAAAGCCGCTGTCCTCAAGCGCTTTGCGAAGCAAATTTATGTAGTTGCTCGCTCTGCAGCCGCCGCCCGTTTGGCTGATGAGAAGCGCTACTTTATGCGTATCAAACTCGCCACTTTTGAGCGCGTCGATAAACTGCCCGATGACGAGCAGCGCGGGGTAGCACATGTCGTTATGCACGCTGCGAAGCCCTTCCTCGACGATATTTTGGCGATTTTCGCCGAGCAAGACGCTCTTATAGCCCTCGTCGCGCAGCACGCCTTGCATAAAGCGAAAATGCGGATCGATCATCGTGGGGATCAATATTGTGTGGGTCGCTTTCATATCTTTCGTAAATTTAGCAAACATTAGCGCGCATCCTTTCTTGCTTCTTGTTGCGCGCCTTGCCTCTCGCGCTCTATCATAGTCGCTTTTAGGCTACGCAGGCGGATCTTGACCGCACCTAGGTTCGTAACCTCGTCGATTTTAAGTTGAGTGTAAATTTTACCGTTTTGACGCAGTATGTCGCGCACCTCGTCGCCCGTGATCGCATCTATCCCGCAGCCGAAGCTCACTAACTGCACCAGCTGCATACGCGGGTATTTACAGACGAACCGCGCCGCACTATAAAGCCTGGCGTGGTAGGTCCATTGATTAAGGCTTTTCGTCTGCACCCTGCTAAGCGGCAGCGCGTCCTCGCTAAGCACTATAAAGCCCAAGGAATTTAGATAGCGATCGATACCGTGATTTATCGTCTTATCAATATGATACGGGCGACCCGCTAGCACGACGGCAGGCATGCCGCTTATATTGATCTCCTTTAGGGTCTCCTCGCCTTTTATTAAAACGGTATTTTTATAGTTTTGCAGCTCCTTAAGGCCTTGCAAGACGGCGTTTTTAACGGCGTCGGAATGAAATTTATACCCAGCGTCCGCAAGCTCAGCCTGCATCGTTTTGCAAAACGAATCTTGCATGTTAAGATCCACGTGCGGGTAGAGGAATTTTTTCTCCTCTAGCGCGCCTACGTTCGCGCGTATCAGCTCGGGGTAGTATGCGACTACGGGGCAGTTGTAGCAGTTCTCGCTGATATTTTCATCTAGGCTGTAGCTCATACACGGATAGAAGATAAAATCGACGCTCTTATTTAGCAGATCGTAGATGTGGCCGTGCACGCTTTTAGCCGGGTAGCAGACGGTATCGCTCGGGATGCTTTGGCTTGCCAAAAACAGCGTCTCTTTTCGCGGCTTTTGCGACAGCACGACGCTCATGCCTAAATTTTCAAAAAACGCACTCCAAAACGGGATCATCTCAAACATATTCAAAACAAACGGAATTCCGACTCGCGGTGCGTCTTGCTTCGGCGGCTTACGATATTTTCGCAAAAGCTCGTTTTTAAACTCAAATAAATTCGTAATGTCGTGGCGGATCTCTTTGCCCGCGCCGCGCTCGCATTTATTGCCCGAGACAAATTTAGTATCGCCGAAGTAGCTGATCGTAAGCGGGCATTTGTTCGTACAGAGCTTGCAGACGCTAAATTCGCTGCGATGAGTGAAATTTTCAAGTTCTGCACGACTGATCATATCGGTACGCTCGTTTGCGTTATTTTTGGCAAAAAGTGCCGCGCCGTATGCACCCATAAGCTCGCTGATATCTAGACGGATCACGTCCTTGCCGAGCTCTTTTTCAAACGCGCGCAACACGGCATTGTTTAAAAATGTCCCGCCCTGCACTACGATGTTTTGACCCAAATCGTCGGCATTTCGCACGCGGATAACCTTGTAAATCGCATTTTTTATGACGCTAATAGCAAGTCCGGCGCTGATGTCCTCGATCGTAGCACCGTCCTTTTGAGCCTGCTTAACCGAGGAGTTCATAAAGACCGTGCAGCGGCTGCCAAGCTTGGCTGGATGAGTCGCAAAAAGGGCTAGGTTTGCGAAATCTTTAATGTCGTAACCCAAAGAATTTGAAAAGGTCTGCAAAAACGAGCCACAGCCCGAGCTGCACGCCTCGTTTAACACGATAGAATCAATATTGCCGTCTTTAATGGAGAAACACTTGATGTCCTGGCCGCCGATGTCGATGATAAAATCTACCTTCGGATTGAAGTGGCGCGCAGCGCTGTAATGCGCGATCGTCTCGACGATACCGTAATCGAAGCGAAAGGCGGTTTTAATGAGATCCTCGCCATAGCCGGTAACGCCGCTGCCCTTGATCTTGATGCGACCCTCGCAAAGATCGTATAGCTCCTTAAGTCGCGGCAACAGGATATCGACCGGATCGCCTTTATTGGAGGAGTAAAATTTATACAGCAGCTCGTAGTTTGCGCCCATAAGCACGACTTTGATCGTAGTGCTGCCGCAATCCACGCCCAAATACGCATCTCCACTGTAGGTGTGGATATCCACCTTAGGCACGCTCGCGCGGGCATGGCGAGCGGTGAACTCGTCAAATTCCGCTCTGTCTTTGAAAAGCGGCGGCTCGGCTTCCAGCGCGGTCCTGTCAGGCTCCTTTTTTAAAAGCGCGATCGTCTCTTCTAAATTTAACGTTTCGCCCGTATCTTTTGCGTACAGCGCGCTGCCGTAAGCCACGAAGTAAGGCGCAATATCGGGGAAAGTCGCCGTTTCGTCGGTGAGCTTTAGCACCTCTTTAAAGCGCTTCTGAAGGCCTTTTAGGAAAAACAACGGACCGCCTAGAAACAGGATATTGCCCTTGACCTCGCGACCCTGCGCAAGCCCTGAGATCGTCTGCTCGACGACCGCGGCGTAGATACTAGCGCAAATATCCTCTTTTCTAACGCCTTGATTTAGTAGCGGCTGAATGTCGCTTTTAGCAAATACGCCACAACGTGAGGCGATCGGGTAAATTTTATTAGCCGCAAAGCTTAGGCGGTCAAGCTCCGTGATATCCAGATGCAAAAGATTGGTCATCTGATCGATAAATGCACCGGTACCGCCCGCGCACGAACCGTTCATCCGCTCTTCAAGTCCGCCCGTGAGAAATAAAATTTTAGCATCCTCACCGCCCAGCTCGATCACGACATCGGTCTTTGGAAACATCCGCTTGACGCCGAGCGAGGTAGCGAAAACCTCTTGGACGAACGGAATTTTGCAATTTTTGGCGATACCCATGCCCGCCGAACCCGCTATGGCGACGCTGAATTGCTCGCCTGCATAGGTTTTTTGGATTTGCAAAATTTTATCCAGCACCAGCTCCTTGGGCTTTGCCAAATGCCTCTCGTAGCTCTTGCTTAAAATTTCATATTTATCGTTTAAAACTACCGTTTTAACAGTGGTTGATCCTACGTCAATGCCTAAAAAAATCACATCTCGCTCTTTACTGAATAAATTTTACTCGGCCGAATTCTCAAATTTAGCGCGAGCTTTATAAATTAAAATTTGCATTTTATAGTAATATTTTTAAACGCAAATAAAATCAGGATATATTTTATCTTTTTCCATAGAAAAAGACGATTTCTAGGCAGTTTAGAATTAAAAATTTTAATGGAAAAGTTGTAAAATTTTAGATTTAATGCGAGTAGATTTTGCGCGAAATCTTTTAAAATCTCGCGCATTATAAAAAAGCTTCCTTTTGAATTAAGAAGCGTAAAATTTAAAGGATTATTTTCGAAGTTCTTTGATTTTAGCCGCTTTACCGCGTCTGTCGCGTAGGTAAAATAGTTTCGCGCGGCGAACGCGTCCTTTTCTTAGAACCTCGATACTTTCGATGCTCTCGCTGTAGATCGGAAAAATTCTCTCTACGCCGACGCTATTTGCACCGATCTTGCGGATGATAAAGGTCTCACTTACGCCGTTTCCGCGGCGCGCAATGCAGGTACCTTCAAAATTTTGAATTCTGCTCTTATCGCCCTCTTTGATCCTGATGGCTACTTTTAAGGTGTCGCCGGCACGGAAATCAGGCACACTTTTGCTTGTGATCTGAGCGTCCTCAAACGCTTGGATATACTTGTTTTTCATAAATTTCCTTTATTTCTGGCGATCTTTCGGTACATATCCGGGCGGAAGAACCTCGTTTTGCATAGCGCCATTTGATTTTTTAAGCTGCGCATTTTAGCGTGATTACCCTTTAAAAACTCTGAAACTATAGATAAATTTTCAAAAATATCAGGCTTTGCGAACGCGGGTGCCTCTAAAATTCCGCCTTCAAAGCTTTCTTCGACGAGCGAGCCTTCATTGCCCAAAACGCCCCTTATATTGCGGCTTATCGCATCGCACATGCAAAGCGCGCCGAGCTCGCCGCCGGTAAGAACGAAATCGCCGATGCAAAAAATTTCATCTACATATCTTTCGACTATGCGCTCATCTATCCCCTCATAGCGCCCGCAAATAAAGCATAGGCTCTCTTCGCCGCTTAAACGCTTGGCATCGTTTTGGTTAAATTTTTTACCGGCGGGCGAGAGGTAGATAAACTTGGCGTTTTTAAATTTAGCTCTTACGTGTTCGATCGTTCCGGCAAGCGGCTCCGTGCCGATCAAAAGTCCCGCGCCGCCGCCGATCATATAATCATCTACCTTTTTATACCGATTTGTCGTGAAATTTCGCGGGTTAAAAAAATGCGTCGAGATTATTTTCTTATCGACCGCGCGCTTTAAAATCGAGTCCTCAAAATACGGCGCGATGAGATTTTCAAATAGCGAGATGAAGATAAAATTCATGAGTTTTCCAAAATCGCGCGCGCATTTTGCGTAAAAATTTTACGCTCGCTAAGCGAAATTTCTTTCACATAGGCATCCACGTAGGGGATGAAAAATTCTTTCGGCAAAGCCTGCGAGATTAAGCTTTCATCCGTTTCTACCTCGAAAAGATATCCATTTCCGATCTGCGATATGTCCTTTACGCGCCCCAAAACTGCACCGTCTTCATAAATTTCAAGCCCGATGATATCGAAGTAAAAGAACTCGCCCTTTTGCAATTTGCAAAATTTCCGCGTGTCCTCTTTGCTTCGGTAAAGGATTTGGTTAGTTAAATTTGCCGCCGCTTCTACACTTTCGTAATTTTTAAAGATAGCGCTAGAATTTGCGCCGTTAAAGGATAGAATTTCTAAAATTTCGCCGTTTCGCAGATAAAATTTGGCGCCTTTTTTAAACTGAGAGGGGAAGTCGCTGCGATCAAAAATTTTAACCGCGCCCTTTAGACCTATAGTTCGACCGAGCTTCGCGACCTCTAAAAGATCATCAGGCATCTTTGGCTTTGACGGTAATTTTATAATTGATCGGATCTTTTGCTTTATAGCCGATGATGACGGTCTTTATGGCGTTTATCATTTTGCCGTCCTTGCCGATGAGTTTGCCTGTATCGGCCTTGTCGGCATAGACGATGATCTCAGTAAAGTTTTCACCGACCCGCTTTTGCGTAGAAACGGACTGCGGATAGTCGGCGATCAACTTTGCGTATTCTTTTATAAAATTTTCTACCATTTTATTTGCTTGTGATTTGAGCGACCCTATCGCTTAACTTCGCGCCTACGCTCTTCCAGTATGCTAAACGCTCCGCGTCGAATTTAATATTATCGCTCTGTTTTAACGGATTATAAAAGCCGATCGTCTCGATAAAGCCGCCGTCGCGTCTTTTCCTGCTATCCGTTACCACGATGCGGTAAAAAGGCTGCTTCTTTCTTCCGATTCTTGTAAGCCTAACAACTGTTGCCATTTTTTCTCCTTAAATTTTTGTAAGTTTTAGAACTTGCAGATGGCTAAAACTTAAACATCTGCAAACTCTACCGAGAGGCTATCTCGGTAAATTTTGCCTTTGAGCGATTGAGGCAAGCCCCTGCATGCCGCCCTTGCCCGAAAATTTCTTCGCAAGCTTCGAAGCGCCCGCGAATTGCTTCAAAAAGCGGTTCACCTCCACCTGTGAAAGCCCAGCACCAGCAGCAAGTCTGCGCTTGCGCGAATTATTTAGCAGATCGGGATTTTCGCGCTCTTTCGGCGTCATAGAATTGATCATCGCTTTGATATGAAGTATCTCTTTTGAGTTTTCCAAATCGATATCTTTTATCTTATTCGCCATTCCGGAAAGCCCCGGGATCATGCCGATCAAATTTTTCATATTGCCGAGCTTTTTCACGCTTTCGAGCTGATTTACGAAATCATTAAAATTAAACTCGCCCTTTTTGATCTTTTTGTTTAGAGCCTTAGCTTCTCTTTCGTCGAAGACGGCGCTTGTCTTCTCGGCTAACGTCGCTAAATCGCCCTCGCCCATAATGCGACCTGTAATTCTATCGGGTATAAAGCCCTCTAAATCGGCCACCTTCTCGCCGGTTCCGATAAAGCGAAGCGGGATGCCAAGCTGCTGCGCGATACCAAGAGCTACGCCGCCTTTGGTATCTGCGTCAAATTTGCTTAAGATCACGCCCGTAAGACCCAAAATTTCATCAAATTTAGCGGCCGTTTTAATGCCGTCTTGACCGCTCATGGCGTCCGCTACGTAAAAAATTTCATGCGGATTTAGAGTTTTTTTCATCTCCGCAAGCTGTGCCATCAGAGCCTCATCGATCGCAAGACGCCCCGCCGTATCTACGAGCAGTACGTCATAAAGCCCGCTTTTAGCCTTGCTTAGCGCTTTTTCTGCAACTTTTAGCGGATCGCTCTCGCCCTCGATGAAAAACAGCTCGATCTCATTCGCCTCGCACAGCTGACGGAGCTGCTCGACCGCGGCTAGGCGCTGCAAGTCGCACGCTGCAACCAAGACCTTTTTTTTACGAAGTTTCAGATAGTTCGCGAGTTTTATCGTGCTTGTAGATTTTCCGCTTCCTTGAAGTCCCGTCATCAAAGCTACTGTAGGAGGCGTGCTAGCGAACACAAATCCCTGGCTGCTGCCTCTAGGCGCCGTTAAAATTTTAGTCAAATTTGTCTTGATGGACTGCAAAAACGGCTTCTGCCCTATCGTACCGATACGAAGATCGGCTTCGACAAGCGCTAAAAAATCCTTTACGACTTTGTGGTGCACGTCGGCCTTTAAAAGCGCCTTTTTTAGCGTCTCCAAGGCGTTTTTTAAAGCTTTTTCGTCATCGATTGTTTTTAATTTATTGACCGCGTTTTTAAACGACTCGCTTATGATCTCAAACACTTTGATCCCTTATAAAATTTTTAAACTTGCGATGTTACCTAAAATTAACTTAAAAGCCATTGAATATCAGAGATCCTTAGGAATTTCAAAGCCGAATTCGTTGAAGCTTGTACCTAGCGGAGCTTTAAATTTTAGCCCCAAAATTTCGGTCTCGTATGAGTGCAGAAACATCCGCTTCGCGCGGCTTTTAGCGTATTTTTCATCGCCTATTACGCCGAATCCCGCATTGGCCAGATGCACGCGGATCTGATGCGTCCTGCCCGTCTCGATCCGCACTTTTACGAGCGATTTTTTGCCGCTTATCATCAGCGGATAAACCTCGCTAAATGCGCTCTTGCCGTTTGGCGAAATTTTAGAAAACGCGCCGCTGCGGGTCTTTATCGTCAAAATCGGCTCGTCAAATTTCATCTC includes these proteins:
- the rpsP gene encoding 30S ribosomal protein S16, translating into MATVVRLTRIGRKKQPFYRIVVTDSRKRRDGGFIETIGFYNPLKQSDNIKFDAERLAYWKSVGAKLSDRVAQITSK
- a CDS encoding M23 family metallopeptidase, which translates into the protein MKNKFMITITDLNGSRNFLLSQIIKKIALYLVLFVFTIFVTGALYIRYLGSKIDSLSRTKTELNELNQKLRDGIAASQMEFEAIEGKISDLEHQFGLDPEEDERAIDRLSHIKTTSEQEIKERAQKIINEKFSDALIKEIFMQIPNGRVMRTHQLSEKFGWRNHPILKRKQFHPGVDLRTPPKTPIYAPADGIIQYSGAGVTGYGNLVEIRHNYGFTTRYAHLDSNLTRKVGEFVNKGDLIAFSGNTGLSTGPHLHYEIRFLQLPLDPLNFINWNEKNYKEIFTKEEDVPWQSLIKAMQTPLKQQ
- the rplS gene encoding 50S ribosomal protein L19, yielding MKNKYIQAFEDAQITSKSVPDFRAGDTLKVAIRIKEGDKSRIQNFEGTCIARRGNGVSETFIIRKIGANSVGVERIFPIYSESIESIEVLRKGRVRRAKLFYLRDRRGKAAKIKELRK
- the rimM gene encoding ribosome maturation factor RimM (Essential for efficient processing of 16S rRNA) — translated: MPDDLLEVAKLGRTIGLKGAVKIFDRSDFPSQFKKGAKFYLRNGEILEILSFNGANSSAIFKNYESVEAAANLTNQILYRSKEDTRKFCKLQKGEFFYFDIIGLEIYEDGAVLGRVKDISQIGNGYLFEVETDESLISQALPKEFFIPYVDAYVKEISLSERKIFTQNARAILENS
- the ffh gene encoding signal recognition particle protein, yielding MFEIISESFKNAVNKLKTIDDEKALKNALETLKKALLKADVHHKVVKDFLALVEADLRIGTIGQKPFLQSIKTNLTKILTAPRGSSQGFVFASTPPTVALMTGLQGSGKSTSTIKLANYLKLRKKKVLVAACDLQRLAAVEQLRQLCEANEIELFFIEGESDPLKVAEKALSKAKSGLYDVLLVDTAGRLAIDEALMAQLAEMKKTLNPHEIFYVADAMSGQDGIKTAAKFDEILGLTGVILSKFDADTKGGVALGIAQQLGIPLRFIGTGEKVADLEGFIPDRITGRIMGEGDLATLAEKTSAVFDEREAKALNKKIKKGEFNFNDFVNQLESVKKLGNMKNLIGMIPGLSGMANKIKDIDLENSKEILHIKAMINSMTPKERENPDLLNNSRKRRLAAGAGLSQVEVNRFLKQFAGASKLAKKFSGKGGMQGLASIAQRQNLPR
- a CDS encoding 2-hydroxyacyl-CoA dehydratase; its protein translation is MFAKFTKDMKATHTILIPTMIDPHFRFMQGVLRDEGYKSVLLGENRQNIVEEGLRSVHNDMCYPALLVIGQFIDALKSGEFDTHKVALLISQTGGGCRASNYINLLRKALEDSGFGYVPAISLNFGSLDENEFSLGKKSLLKLFAAIFYGDLMMGLYNQCKPYEKIKNQTNEIYELCAERIKNLTDQRSFFNLKKNFKFILSQFAKIERDDKPRVKVGIVGEIYLKYSPIGNNGLNAYLIRENAEPVNTGLMDFVLTCIYDAVYDKQLYGKGGAAYYGSLAVAKVVEFFQRMMIKQMKRFGFRAPSPFSEVRAAADGYIGHGVKMGEGWLLTAEMVEFMRHGIQNVVCAQPFGCLPNHIIARGMIRKIKQNYPQANIAAIDYDPGASAVNQENRIKLMLANANRK
- a CDS encoding polymer-forming cytoskeletal protein yields the protein MAIFNKGDANTAQTTIISSGTLIKGELHLSCILHIDGNVEGDVISDNTVVIGKNGTARGSIRAKHIVISGKFFGNIEAELVELLGGGVLVGDVLSQSFGIEVGAKFNGKSAVSGGDQALVIDGSASEDVKLIDKALGE
- the trmD gene encoding tRNA (guanosine(37)-N1)-methyltransferase TrmD, translating into MNFIFISLFENLIAPYFEDSILKRAVDKKIISTHFFNPRNFTTNRYKKVDDYMIGGGAGLLIGTEPLAGTIEHVRAKFKNAKFIYLSPAGKKFNQNDAKRLSGEESLCFICGRYEGIDERIVERYVDEIFCIGDFVLTGGELGALCMCDAISRNIRGVLGNEGSLVEESFEGGILEAPAFAKPDIFENLSIVSEFLKGNHAKMRSLKNQMALCKTRFFRPDMYRKIARNKGNL
- a CDS encoding acyl-CoA dehydratase activase, with translation MIFLGIDVGSTTVKTVVLNDKYEILSKSYERHLAKPKELVLDKILQIQKTYAGEQFSVAIAGSAGMGIAKNCKIPFVQEVFATSLGVKRMFPKTDVVIELGGEDAKILFLTGGLEERMNGSCAGGTGAFIDQMTNLLHLDITELDRLSFAANKIYPIASRCGVFAKSDIQPLLNQGVRKEDICASIYAAVVEQTISGLAQGREVKGNILFLGGPLFFLKGLQKRFKEVLKLTDETATFPDIAPYFVAYGSALYAKDTGETLNLEETIALLKKEPDRTALEAEPPLFKDRAEFDEFTARHARASVPKVDIHTYSGDAYLGVDCGSTTIKVVLMGANYELLYKFYSSNKGDPVDILLPRLKELYDLCEGRIKIKGSGVTGYGEDLIKTAFRFDYGIVETIAHYSAARHFNPKVDFIIDIGGQDIKCFSIKDGNIDSIVLNEACSSGCGSFLQTFSNSLGYDIKDFANLALFATHPAKLGSRCTVFMNSSVKQAQKDGATIEDISAGLAISVIKNAIYKVIRVRNADDLGQNIVVQGGTFLNNAVLRAFEKELGKDVIRLDISELMGAYGAALFAKNNANERTDMISRAELENFTHRSEFSVCKLCTNKCPLTISYFGDTKFVSGNKCERGAGKEIRHDITNLFEFKNELLRKYRKPPKQDAPRVGIPFVLNMFEMIPFWSAFFENLGMSVVLSQKPRKETLFLASQSIPSDTVCYPAKSVHGHIYDLLNKSVDFIFYPCMSYSLDENISENCYNCPVVAYYPELIRANVGALEEKKFLYPHVDLNMQDSFCKTMQAELADAGYKFHSDAVKNAVLQGLKELQNYKNTVLIKGEETLKEINISGMPAVVLAGRPYHIDKTINHGIDRYLNSLGFIVLSEDALPLSRVQTKSLNQWTYHARLYSAARFVCKYPRMQLVQLVSFGCGIDAITGDEVRDILRQNGKIYTQLKIDEVTNLGAVKIRLRSLKATMIERERQGAQQEARKDAR
- a CDS encoding KH domain-containing protein, coding for MVENFIKEYAKLIADYPQSVSTQKRVGENFTEIIVYADKADTGKLIGKDGKMINAIKTVIIGYKAKDPINYKITVKAKDA